The genomic stretch TAATTGTTTGGACTTTTCCCACGTAACATCCGGGTTGGCATAATTGGTAATGCTTACACCATTTTCAGAAAATGTACCTACGCCATTTACGCCGGTTGTCGCCGGAGCTCCCCCGTTGAGATTAACACTTGACATATAGAAAAAACGTGCAGACGATATATTATCATAACCAATTAATCCGTAAGAGCCTCTCAATTTCAGTCTGGTAATTACATCGTTTATTTTCTTGCCTTTCCAGAATTTCTCATTGGAAATATTCCATGCCGCACCAATGGTGGGAAAGAAGCCAAACCTGTGGTCACTTGAAAAACGCTCGGAACCGTTATAGGCAAAACTCGGCTCTATCACATAACGGTTATCGTAAGTATAACTTAAACGTACAGAAGAGTTCAGATTTCTATGCGGAAGCGACAATTCCAATGCTGTATTCACTCCGTCAGAAGCAGGATTGGAATATAATATCTGCTGGCTTTGTCCTACTGCAGTAGCATTTAACCTGTGCTTCCCAAAAGACCTATCATAAGTGAGTATTCCCTGAAAACTAGTCTGAGTTGTAATACTGGGTGTAGTAGGCGTGTAACTTAAATTACTGGCAGCTTGACCCGGCTGACTGTTGAGTCATGATAATTTGTATTGATTGTTATAAATATCATACTGGCTTACCTGGTAATAATAAGGGCTGTATTGTCTTACGGCGTTAAAATACGAATAGCGCTGCGTATAAAATGTTCCTTTGAATGCAAGCCCTTTAGTTAAAAAATCTAATTTTTGAGAAAGATTAACCTGCGCATTCATCGTTGATTGGGAATATTGCGAATAGCCTTTTAGCAAGTCTGCATAAGGGTTATCATATAATGAACTGGTACCTCCTGCCGAATATGTTGAGTTTCCGAAAAGAATCCATTTGTCATAGATATTTGCCGAATCCGGCTCAAAATAAGCAGGAAATAATACCGGCGATGCATACATGATTCTTTGCCACAAATCAGAGGCTCCCGACGGGTCGGAAGTAATAGGTCCGGTATAATCATTAAAATTGCCCCATAATGCTACTGAAAGCAAGGTTGATTTAGTAAGATTAATATCTACATTGGAGCGAAACTGAGCGTTTTGCAATTTTACGTTGTTATTAAAATTGTTTACGGGACTTACTTTTAAGATACCATTGTCCAGATTATAAGAGCCGGAAACATAGTAGGTGGCAACCTGTCCGCCGCCGCGAAAACTTACATTGGCTCTTTGATTGGATGTATGGTCTTTAAACAAATCCTCCTCCCAATTCTCGGCAGGGTACACATACGGATTGCTTCCCTGCGCATGTTTCATCGTTTGTTCCGTATTGTATATTTTATTTGCATCAAATACCTCCGGCGTTGTTGGACTACGGGTGGTAATTGCTTCATTAAATAAATTTTCATAAGTTACGGGGTCAACCACGGAGAGTTGCTTTGTAGGCATCGAAAAAGAATTTTCTAATTTTACATACATCTGCACCTTACCTTCTTTTCCTCTTTTTGTTGTTACCAACAACACGCCGTTTGCACCACGGGAGCCATACAATGCGGTAGCGCTCGCATCTTTTAACAAAGAGAAAGATGAAATATCATCTACCTGCAGATTTGCTAAGTCGGTAGAACTGGATTCTATGTTATCTATCAGTATCAACGGGCTTGCACTGTAACCGAAAGTGGCAACACCACGCACAAAAAACTGTGAGTTATTAAACCCCGGCTGGCCGTTTGCCTGGTAAGCGATAATACCGGGCACTGCGCCGGCTAAGGCATTGGTAAGGTTACTGGAAGGTATTTTCAAATCTTCAACTTTTACCGACGTAACGGCGCCTGTTACAGATTCTTTTGTTTGTCTTTGCCCAAAGGCAGTAACAACCACTTCCTGACCGGCAGAAACTATAGCAGGATGCAATACCACATTTACATTCGAGGTACTGCCGTTAAACAATACAGTGTCCGGTTCATATCCCACAAAACTGAACACCACCGGACTATTTACCGGAACATCCAAAACATATTTACCATTGTTATCCGTGAAAGTACCGATTTTGGTACCCGGCACAGTTATACTTACTCCGCTAAGTATTTTAGAAGTAGTGTCTCTTACTGTTCCTATAATTGATACTTGGGGCGCACCGGTTACAGGTGCACTCTTTTTGGGTATAGCTCCGGCAGCCGGAACGGAATCCAAATCGATAAGAATGGAAAGAGGTTCATTACTCTTGATTGTTTGCCCGGGTATAGTTTTTACAACATAGCCGGCAGCCGTTACTGCAAAATCAATATTGCCCTCCGGCAACTGATAAAAAATAAACTTTCCCTGTTTGTCCGATAAAACGGAAGAAACGGTATCGCCGTCTTTGACAGCTTTTACCTTGGCAAAGGGAATCGGGCTTAGCGACGACTTATTGCGTACAATACCGGATGCAGCTACATTCTGCTGCGCATAAAGCAGTCCGCCACCTAAGCTGAACAATAATAATAGCAAGCCGTATTTTAGTTTTTCACTCATAAGGGATTTTTTAATCTTTCTTGAACAAATTATTAATACGTTAATAATAGTATTACGAAAGATTTAACCCTTTTACCCTAATCGGTGTGAAAAAATATTTAAGTTTTTTTTGAAAACTACAAATTATATAAAATAATTATTATGTGATAGTGAGATAATTTGTTAATACAGGTTTTGTTTAAAGGGTGGTATAAAGCAGATTCTTTTTGGCGTTGCAATAACTCATCAAAATATTCTTATACATTAATTTTATGGTTAGTTATTGGTCATTGCTGAGCCAAGACCAATAACGGCGGAAAACCACTCTAAGAAAGTTCCATTTTGTACACAAAAAATTACCGCAAAGTAAATACTCTGACTGCAGAAGTGCTGTCAACAGAAAGCTTCATGCCGTTCATAAGCGAAATATTTTCCAAAATACTTTCGACAGATTCTTTATCATACAGCGTTCCTACAAATCTTACCTGAGCAATACTATTTTCCGGATAAATAATTTTGACACGATATTTCTCTGCCAAATAATTTAAAACCTCCGCCAGGCTTCTATCGTCAAATTGTTTGTACTTTTCAACAGAAACAGCTCTTGGCTTATTATTTAAAGCTACATCTTCTTCAAATGTATTCTTCGTTCTGTCAAACAGTATTGTTTTACCGGGCAGCATATAATATATTTTGTGACTTGTCGAAGAATCTGCTTGTGTAGAACGTACCAATATTTTGCCTTCAATCAGTTTTACAGATATTTTATTTCCATTGGAGTTTACTTTAAACTCTGTTCCCAACGCCGTTGTAGCAACTTCATTGCAAAAGACGGTAAAGGGTCTTTTGGCATCCTTGGCTACTTTAAAAACAGCGGTTCCTACAAGAAATATATCACGCTTTTCAATATCAAAATTTTCCTTATAGCTTATTTTACCTCCTGCAAACAGTTGAACACGGGAACTATCGGGCAGGGTTATATATTCTGTTTTGTCCGAAAGATTTTCCCTGGTTATTATTGGAACCTCGTGCTTAATATTTATTGGCGGTGGCGTATTTAATACCTCGTTTACATTTTTCGAAGCAATAATTCTTTGTTTTCCGATTTTATTTTGACCCATGAAAAAGAATAGCAGAATACAGGCGGCAGTTGCAGCAACAGTAAAGTATATACGTTTAAATGTTGCCTTGCTTTTTTGTGGGTGGGAAGTATCCGAAAAGTTATCTGATGAAATCTTTTCATTACCGGGTGTTTGTTTTATAGTTGACAGAAATATATTCCATTCGTCTTCCGAAAAATATTCCAAAAATTCAGACGGATGATTTTTCAGATATCGATAAATCTCTGTCTTTTCCTCGTCGGAGCAATGTTCGTTTTCGCTGAAATATTTTTTAATTAATTTCTCTACCACAAAACAAAAGTATTTAATTGTAAAACGTTTTCAAAAGCTCATTTATAGAAAACGGAAGAAATTTTTATCCGAAAAAGTTTTTTATAAAACAAAAATAATGTATATTAAAAAGGACACATTATTTGACAAAAAAGAACAACAAAACAAAAAGTACGTTGAGGTATGGCTCTAATTGTTTTCTTGCAAGTTCCAAATGCTTATTTACCGTTTTAACGGAGATTGATAATGTGCACGCAATTTCTTTATAGCTGAAATGTTGTATTCTCAAATTGAACACTTTTTGCCTCATGGGCGGCATTTGTTTCAGAATGTCTTCTAAAATTCTTTTGGCATTATAACCATTAATCAATTCGTTTCCGGATGTTTTTTCCATTTCTCTGCTTTCGGCAAATGAATTGATTTTGATTCTTTCCTTCTCTGTTTTTCTCAACACATCTATCAGCGTCGATTTTGCCATCTGAAATATCTGGGCTCCCATCGGAACATCGTTTTTCAGCTCTTCCCGAGATTTCCACAACTTAATAAAAGTCATTTGTACTACCTCATTTGCATAAAACTCCGAGTTGGTTTTCATGTAAATAAAATCGTACAGTTTGGCACTGTAATCGTTATACATTTGGTTAAAAAAAGTAAGGTCATTTGTTTTAAGCTTAATAATGGTATTCATTGTCTGGTTACCGAAATTTACAAGTTAAGAAAATGGCTATCGGGTCTCTACCTTGTTATTATTATAACAACAATTACAAGTGAAACAAAACTATAATAAAATACAACCAACTAACACCCATAAACAAAATTTGAGCAAACGATTGTGTAGCCGGATTTCTCAAAAAATCTCCTACATACATGGAACAAGGCACATAACATTGATAAATTTTTTAATGTGTAAAGTAGTCGGCAGATTCGTATTCTTCATTAACAACCTTCCCGCTTTTCTCTATATTTGTCCCATGATAAATAAAGAATGGACGCTGTTTCTCGACCGCGACGGCGTATTAAATAAAGATGTAGTTAATGGCATAGGTTATGTAATAGGCGTGGAAAATATGAATGTATTGCCGGGCGTGCCGGAAGCCATGCAAAAACTATCTTTACTTTTCGGAACCATCGTCATCTGCACCAACCAACGAAGTATCGGCAAAGGACTTTTGTCCCTGGAAGAATTTCACAGGATGAACGAAAAAATGTTAAGCGTGCTTGAGCCCGCCGGCGGAAGAATCGACAAAATATATTTTGCCCCCGATTTGGAAGACGATGCTTTTAACCGCAAACCCAAACCCGGTATGGCTTTGCAGGCGAAGCAGGATTTTCCGCATATCGATTTTTCCAAAAGCGTAATGGTGGGAAACAACCTCAGCGATATGCAATTTGCACGCAATGCCGGTATTAACGAAACCGTTTTTGTAACGACAACAATCCCTGACGTTCCGTACCCGAATCCTCTGATTGATAAAAAATTCGACAGTTTGAAAGCCTATGCCGACAGCCTTGGATAAATATAAGGATAAAATAAAATTTTTAAATATTGAATATTTATTATTTTTGAAATGAATAACCTATTTCATCCACCCGCAAAAAATTAAAACATGGGATTCGCAAAAGAATTTAAAGAATTTGCCGTAAAAGGCAACGCCATTGACCTTGCAGTAGGCGTTATCATCGGCGGTGCATTCGGCACTATCGTTACCAGTGTAATTAACGATTTAATTATGCCCGTCGTAGGCGCAATCATCGGCAAGCCCGATTTCAGCAGCTTGTACATCGTATTGAAGGGCAATGTACCACCCGGGACAAAACTGGAAGAGGCACGCAAAATTGCCGACACATCCATCTTTGCTTACGGAAATTTCATTACGGTTGCCATTAATTTCTTATTGCTGGCTTTGGTTGTGTTTTTCCTGGTTAGAGCTATCAACAAAATGAAAAAAGCGCCGGCACCGGTTGATGCAGCACCACCTGCTCCAACTCCTACAGAAGCGCTGCTTACTGAAATCAGAGACGCGCTGAAAAGCAAATAACTTATTATCATTATATCGTACTTTCGCAAAATCCCGGAACAAAATATTTTCGGGATTTTGTTTTTCTGTTTAAAAATTAAAAACATTTGAGTCAGGATACTTTTCAGATAAAACTGCCGCAGTTTGAAGGTCCGTTCGACCTCTTGCTTTTCTTTATCGAAAGAGACGAGCTGGATATTTACAATATCCCCATTACAAAAATTACCAACGATTTTCTTGATTATATCCATCATCAGGAACATCTGAACATTGAACTAAGCAGCGAATTTATTCTGTTTATTTCCACGCTTATGCGCATCAAAGCAAAGATGCTTTTGCCAAGAAAAGAAGTGGACGCGCAGGGCAATGAAATAGACCCGCGCCAGGAACTTGTAGATAAAATTCTCGAATACAAAAAATTCAAAGAAGCGGCGCAGGAACTCGCTTTGAAAGAATCGCTTCGCCAGATGATGCAGAAGCGCGGCAACCTGCAAAAAGAACTAACCCAAATAGGCGAAGAAGCCGCCGAAGGAACTGAAATTCAAACTGTCAATCTGTACAAACTGATGAAAACGTTTGAAAAGGTAATGCAGCGCCTGCATGATAGAAACAATAAACCCGTTCACACCGTTATCCGCTACAACCACACAATGGAAGGCAGCCGCGAATATGTTTTAACCGAAGTGAAGAATGCGCAATCGCTTTCGTTTGAAAAAATATTTTCGGTATGTGAAGACAGGATTCACGCGCTGTTTCTCTTTCTTTCTCTGCTTGAGCTATCGCAAATGCGCTTTATGACTTTACGGGTGGGCGAAGGCAGAAATAATTTCATTATCGAATGGAACAACAACCGCGACGAAGAAATTGCCGGAACAAACATCAACGACAATTTTGACAATACAGGCTTTTCGGACAATTAATGTTTCCCCTTAGCATATTTGTAAAGCGCTTTTAATAAAGGCGCTTTTTTATTTTAAAAATTTTTATCCAAAATATTTATGGAAAATTCTCTTTTTATCATCTTATAAAGGAACAGGGTTGCAACCGTTTTTGTTCGAAGCATTATTACACAGACTAAAAAATTGTGTGATAGTCTAATTATTTAATTAATAAACTAAAAAGAACAAAATGGAAGCAGCTAAAATTTTGCAGACATCTCTGCTCGACATTGTTTTTGAAAACAGAAACAAATCCTACGGCGCTTACGCATTACGCAAAAATTACCGCAAACAACTCATGTTTGCCATGGCAATTACAATAGCAATAGTTGCCGCATTTTTATTCATCGCACTGCGTAGCCCAAAACACATAGCAACACACGTACCGCTTCGCGGAACAGTAGTAACCATTGCACCTTTGCCGCAAGTAAAGCCACTTAAAAAGAAAAAAGTCGTAGTGCCGAAACCACCAAAATCCGAAGCAGCGCCCAAAATCAAAATGACCCAGCTCACTAAAATTGTAGTTGCACCGGACAAAGATGTTACAGTTGCACCGCCACGCCAGGACGAAAAACTAACTATCGGACCCATAACACAGAATGGGAAAAATGCTAAAGGGTTGCTCTCTGCGCCACCCGAAGTAAAAGGCATTGGCGGCAACGGCAAAGGGCTTACTAACGCTGCCGGCGACGGCGACGAAGAAAGCGAGTTTCATACCATAGAAATAGAGGCAAAGTTTCCCGGCGGCGATGAAGCGTGGCACAAATATTTATTAAGCCATCTAAGGGAAAATGTTCCCGTAGATAATGGCGCGCCGGCTGGCTTATACGCTATTACGGTCTCTTTTCTCGTAAGTACGGACGGAAGTATTTCGGACGTGAAAGCAGTGAATCCGCCCAACCCCGACTATGGTGCGGCAGCTGAAGCCGTGCGTGTAATTGAACGCGGACCCAACTGGATTCCCGCCATGCAAAACGGAAGAAGAGTAGCGATTCGTCAAACACAGCGAATTATTTTCCAGGTTCATCAGGATTGATTAAAAGGCTATTAAAATTGGAAATAATTATAACCACATAGAAACATAGTTTTTGTATAGATGACCGTAGCGAAAGATAAAGTTGCACACAATAGATTTTCTGCCTGTTTACATAATAAACACATCCCTACTTCTTATGCTTCGGCTAAATGTCTATGTCGCTATGCGGTTAAATATTATTTCTAAAACCAACCTCTTTTTTTAAAAACATAAATCATCCAAATCGGGATGAGCAACATCGCCGCCGCGCAAACATAGAAGCCATAAGGGTCGTGGAGAAACGGCATTTGCGAAAAGTTCATCCCGAATATGCCGCCAAGCACAGCCGCCGGTGCAAGCAGGCAGGTAACAACTGCCATCACTTTCATAGACTCGTTCATCTTCAGGTTCGCCTGATTCATGTGTAAGTCTTGCAGGTTTGCCATACCTTCGCGATAGTTTTCGACCATTTCCGTTGCCTGAAAAATATGGTCGTAAATGTCTTTTAAGTAACGCAAGGTTCGTTTATCAAACAGTTCGTTTTCATTTTTATTCAGGCTGCTGATAACGTCGCGTGCGGCATATATCGTTCTGCGGAAAACAAGCAATTCTTTCCGTAAAAACAAAATGAACGGCATACTTATTCTGGATAAATCGTGTATGGTTTGGTCTTCTGCTTTTTCCACTTTTTCGGCAAACACATCCATCGCAATAAAGTAATCATCTACAATAGCATCGAGCAAAGCGTAATATAAAAAATCTGCACCGTATTGCTGCATTTTATTTGCTTTATTGCGCAATCGCTGGCGTACTTTGTCGAAAGAATCTTTCTCGGCTTCATCCTGAAAAGTAAGCACAAAATTTTTGCCGAGTATCAGGGAAATTTGTTCTTTGTTCAACACATCTTTTTCTTCGCTGTATGAGAGCATGAACATAAGGCAATAAACAAAATTGTCAAACATATCCGACTTGGAACGCTGACCGATGCTTAAAATATCTTCTTCAATCAAAGGGTCAATCTGAAATATGGCGCAAAGCGATTTTACGTCGGTGCGGCGCAAGCCGTCAATATTTATCCAGATATTTTTTGAAGAATTGATGAACTGGCTGCATTCATTTATTTCATTCAAATGATATTCATTTACAGTTTGGCTGTCATACTCAAACACAGTAATGACGGACTTTTCCGCGTCTTGACGCAATTCATTATCCGTCGGATTCATATAGCGGAATTGATGCGACGATTTATTTTTCCAAAGATTGTAAAAAGAAAATTTTGTGCTGCTCATAAATTAAGTTTATGAAAAGATACCAACGAAAATTAACCACATAGAAACATAGTTTCATAGATGAACGAAGCGAATAATAAAGTTGCACACCAGCGTTTCATCTTCGATGAAACTACTATGATTGGCTTTTATTTAAATATCAAACAAGTTTCAATTCTTACTTCTACAATTAAATTCTATGTGTCTATGTGGTTTGTTTAATTACCGTAAAATCATTTGCCTGTCGGCATCCAGGCGCACGAGAATAAAAATCAAAATGGTAAATGTAACCATCGACGAACCACCGTAACTTATCAACGGCAACGGAATGCCGACTACGGGAAATAATCCGACAGTCATACACACATTGATAGTAATGTGCATCAACAAAATACTTGCAACACAATACGCATATACACGTGAGAAAACACTCCGCTGCCGCTCCGCCATTCTTACAATGCGAAACAAGAGAAACAAATACAACAGCAAAAAAACGGCGCATCCCACAAAGCCAAATGCTTCGCCTAAAGATGTAAACACAAAATCGGTTTGCTGTTCCGGTACATATTTGCCGCGCGTTTGTGTTCCTTTTAAAAATCCGCGTCCAAGCAATCCGCCGGAACCAATCGCAATCTTACTTTGACGTACATTATAATCATCAGGCTTTGCGTATGATTTATTATTTTCTTCCCGTTCGATACTATGCTTGTTTTGGCTGCAATCGTAATTTTTTCCAACCATTGCATAAATACGCGTTGATTGATAGCACTGAAAAACATTATTAAAAATATACGGAACCGCAAAGCGCTGAACTCCCACACACACGAACCATATTCCGATAACCAAGGCAAGTAAGCCTTTGTTTCTTTTGATTTTTTTTCGCAGCACATAAACTGTAACAATTGCGATTACAGTTAAAATAATTGCCAATGTATTCGGCTCCATTATCAAAGTTGCAACCACTAAAACGCCGAAAGAAAATCCTACCAATAAAATCCATCCTGGCAATCCTTCGCGGAACATTACAATGAAAAAACAAAAATACACAATTGCCAATCCAGTTTCATTTTGGAGAACGGAAAGCATGGCGGGAAACAGCGAAATGCCAATGGCAATCATACGTGAGCGCACTTTGGAAAAATCCAAGTCCTGCATGGACAGATATTTTGCCAAAGCCAATGAAGTAAAAATAATACAAAGTTGCGCGGGTTGTAGATTAAAACCTCCGCCAAGCGGAATCCAGCTTCTTGAACCATTGATATTTTTCCCGACGGCAAATGTGGCAAACATCAGCAATATGCCGAAGAGATAAGAAAGATTGGCGAATGCCGTGTATAATTTGCTGTCACTAAGTAAAATAAAAATCGCCAATACAACACACACACCCGCAAAAATAAACTGCTTACTATACTCGGTTTTCCCTGAAAGAAACGATGCTGCCCAGTTTATATCAGGATTATATTCCACCATGAAAATGCACAATATACCCGTGCAAACGAGTATCGCATACAACAATACGACTATCCAATCCACGCCTTTTGCAAGTTGTTCCTGTTGCTTCATTTATTTGTTTTTACGGATTTTGATTGGGAAGATATTTTTGCCTTGTCCGATAAAATTGCGGGCGACGAATGCTCTGAATCTTTTGCGGGAGCTTTTTTATTTTTATTTGCCAGCGCCATTTTCAGACTGTCTTCCTTACGTGCTAAAGCAATAGAATCTATACGCCTTGCTTCTTCGCGCAAGCGAACGGCTTTGAAAGAATCTTTTCTTCTGCGCCATTCATAAATCTGCGATGGAAATAAGTCGGCTTTGGAAAGCCTTTCTACATCAGCTTGGGTTTCACTTGTAAGCGTATCGTTCAGGTATAGTTCCATCATATGCGCAGCAATAGGACCTGCCCAAGTAGCACCGTAACCTGCATTTTCCACATACACAGCCATTGCAATTTTAGGATTATCAACAGGCGCATAAGCAATGAACACCGCAAGGTTTTTGAGCTTCGGAACTTGCGCCGTCCCTGTTTTTGCAGCATATCTTACACCCGGAATTGTTATGTTGTGCGCCGTCCCTATTTCTGTTACATCTTCCATACCTTCCTGTACCGAGCGGTAATCTTCGTCGCTGATATGCAATGGCTGGTGTTTCACATGATACTTCGCCAGGTAAACCGTATCATCTTCGGTTTGATTTTCTATACTGTCCACAAAATGCGGCGTGTAATACCAACCTTTATTGGCAATGATGCACGCTTCGTTGGCAGATTGTAAAGGCGTCAGCAACATCTTGTCCTGACCAATGCCCATTGTGATTAAATTACAGGCGACCCAACGAGAACCATAGGCTTCATTATATACCATCGTGTCCGGAATATTGCCTTGTTTTTCCCCGGGAATATCAACACCCAAGGCTCTGCCAAAACCAAAACTGTGCATATAATTTTGCCATACAGCATAGCCTTTTCTCGGAGAGTTATATGCGGGGTTGTCCAGCGTAAGTTTGAAGATATGACAAAAATAGGAGTTGTAAGAATGTGCAATAGCGGGTTTCAGCGTTTCATGTTCGCTGCCGTTTTCGTCGTTATGTACCAATTTTCCGCCGCAGGAATAAGGTCTGCTGCAATCATATTCTGTTTTCGGCGTAATCAATCCCTCATCCAATGCTATGAGTGCGCCTATCGGTTTATAAGTTGAGCCGGGCGGGTAGCCCCCACTCACGGCGCGGTTGTACATTGGCTGGCTGGTATCGGTTACCAAAAATCCTATGTGCTTCCTGTATTCGCTCGGCGACAAATCATTGGGGTCAAAACTCGGCGCCGTCACCATGGCAATGATGCCTCCGGTTTTCGGGTTGATAGCAACCGCAGCACCCAATTTTCCCTGAAACATTTTTTCGCCCAAAGCCTGCACTTTAATGTCGA from Arachidicoccus sp. BS20 encodes the following:
- a CDS encoding FecR family protein translates to MVEKLIKKYFSENEHCSDEEKTEIYRYLKNHPSEFLEYFSEDEWNIFLSTIKQTPGNEKISSDNFSDTSHPQKSKATFKRIYFTVAATAACILLFFFMGQNKIGKQRIIASKNVNEVLNTPPPINIKHEVPIITRENLSDKTEYITLPDSSRVQLFAGGKISYKENFDIEKRDIFLVGTAVFKVAKDAKRPFTVFCNEVATTALGTEFKVNSNGNKISVKLIEGKILVRSTQADSSTSHKIYYMLPGKTILFDRTKNTFEEDVALNNKPRAVSVEKYKQFDDRSLAEVLNYLAEKYRVKIIYPENSIAQVRFVGTLYDKESVESILENISLMNGMKLSVDSTSAVRVFTLR
- a CDS encoding RNA polymerase sigma factor: MNTIIKLKTNDLTFFNQMYNDYSAKLYDFIYMKTNSEFYANEVVQMTFIKLWKSREELKNDVPMGAQIFQMAKSTLIDVLRKTEKERIKINSFAESREMEKTSGNELINGYNAKRILEDILKQMPPMRQKVFNLRIQHFSYKEIACTLSISVKTVNKHLELARKQLEPYLNVLFVLLFFFVK
- a CDS encoding D-glycero-alpha-D-manno-heptose-1,7-bisphosphate 7-phosphatase; this encodes MINKEWTLFLDRDGVLNKDVVNGIGYVIGVENMNVLPGVPEAMQKLSLLFGTIVICTNQRSIGKGLLSLEEFHRMNEKMLSVLEPAGGRIDKIYFAPDLEDDAFNRKPKPGMALQAKQDFPHIDFSKSVMVGNNLSDMQFARNAGINETVFVTTTIPDVPYPNPLIDKKFDSLKAYADSLG
- the mscL gene encoding large conductance mechanosensitive channel protein MscL translates to MGFAKEFKEFAVKGNAIDLAVGVIIGGAFGTIVTSVINDLIMPVVGAIIGKPDFSSLYIVLKGNVPPGTKLEEARKIADTSIFAYGNFITVAINFLLLALVVFFLVRAINKMKKAPAPVDAAPPAPTPTEALLTEIRDALKSK
- a CDS encoding segregation and condensation protein A; its protein translation is MSQDTFQIKLPQFEGPFDLLLFFIERDELDIYNIPITKITNDFLDYIHHQEHLNIELSSEFILFISTLMRIKAKMLLPRKEVDAQGNEIDPRQELVDKILEYKKFKEAAQELALKESLRQMMQKRGNLQKELTQIGEEAAEGTEIQTVNLYKLMKTFEKVMQRLHDRNNKPVHTVIRYNHTMEGSREYVLTEVKNAQSLSFEKIFSVCEDRIHALFLFLSLLELSQMRFMTLRVGEGRNNFIIEWNNNRDEEIAGTNINDNFDNTGFSDN
- a CDS encoding energy transducer TonB translates to MEAAKILQTSLLDIVFENRNKSYGAYALRKNYRKQLMFAMAITIAIVAAFLFIALRSPKHIATHVPLRGTVVTIAPLPQVKPLKKKKVVVPKPPKSEAAPKIKMTQLTKIVVAPDKDVTVAPPRQDEKLTIGPITQNGKNAKGLLSAPPEVKGIGGNGKGLTNAAGDGDEESEFHTIEIEAKFPGGDEAWHKYLLSHLRENVPVDNGAPAGLYAITVSFLVSTDGSISDVKAVNPPNPDYGAAAEAVRVIERGPNWIPAMQNGRRVAIRQTQRIIFQVHQD
- the corA gene encoding magnesium/cobalt transporter CorA, producing the protein MSSTKFSFYNLWKNKSSHQFRYMNPTDNELRQDAEKSVITVFEYDSQTVNEYHLNEINECSQFINSSKNIWINIDGLRRTDVKSLCAIFQIDPLIEEDILSIGQRSKSDMFDNFVYCLMFMLSYSEEKDVLNKEQISLILGKNFVLTFQDEAEKDSFDKVRQRLRNKANKMQQYGADFLYYALLDAIVDDYFIAMDVFAEKVEKAEDQTIHDLSRISMPFILFLRKELLVFRRTIYAARDVISSLNKNENELFDKRTLRYLKDIYDHIFQATEMVENYREGMANLQDLHMNQANLKMNESMKVMAVVTCLLAPAAVLGGIFGMNFSQMPFLHDPYGFYVCAAAMLLIPIWMIYVFKKRGWF
- the rodA gene encoding rod shape-determining protein RodA; the protein is MKQQEQLAKGVDWIVVLLYAILVCTGILCIFMVEYNPDINWAASFLSGKTEYSKQFIFAGVCVVLAIFILLSDSKLYTAFANLSYLFGILLMFATFAVGKNINGSRSWIPLGGGFNLQPAQLCIIFTSLALAKYLSMQDLDFSKVRSRMIAIGISLFPAMLSVLQNETGLAIVYFCFFIVMFREGLPGWILLVGFSFGVLVVATLIMEPNTLAIILTVIAIVTVYVLRKKIKRNKGLLALVIGIWFVCVGVQRFAVPYIFNNVFQCYQSTRIYAMVGKNYDCSQNKHSIEREENNKSYAKPDDYNVRQSKIAIGSGGLLGRGFLKGTQTRGKYVPEQQTDFVFTSLGEAFGFVGCAVFLLLYLFLLFRIVRMAERQRSVFSRVYAYCVASILLMHITINVCMTVGLFPVVGIPLPLISYGGSSMVTFTILIFILVRLDADRQMILR
- a CDS encoding peptidoglycan D,D-transpeptidase FtsI family protein; protein product: MAIQNNNQVRSRIILGIFAVIFAVILVQLLNLQLFSSKYRIQAENNAILRKVVYPDRGIIYDRKGRAILDNVINYDLIVTPAEARKGVDTSALCNILGIDTAEYHKRIITAIIKNSSFKSSTFEPLLTPELYAQLNENMYKFPGFALQERPVRTYPYHAGANFLGREGEVSSKFLKDNPDAGYQPGDNIGITGLEKSYEKVLMGQRGVQRFLRDNRARIQGPYANGDFDTTAVAGRNLYTSIDIKVQALGEKMFQGKLGAAVAINPKTGGIIAMVTAPSFDPNDLSPSEYRKHIGFLVTDTSQPMYNRAVSGGYPPGSTYKPIGALIALDEGLITPKTEYDCSRPYSCGGKLVHNDENGSEHETLKPAIAHSYNSYFCHIFKLTLDNPAYNSPRKGYAVWQNYMHSFGFGRALGVDIPGEKQGNIPDTMVYNEAYGSRWVACNLITMGIGQDKMLLTPLQSANEACIIANKGWYYTPHFVDSIENQTEDDTVYLAKYHVKHQPLHISDEDYRSVQEGMEDVTEIGTAHNITIPGVRYAAKTGTAQVPKLKNLAVFIAYAPVDNPKIAMAVYVENAGYGATWAGPIAAHMMELYLNDTLTSETQADVERLSKADLFPSQIYEWRRRKDSFKAVRLREEARRIDSIALARKEDSLKMALANKNKKAPAKDSEHSSPAILSDKAKISSQSKSVKTNK